Genomic segment of Streptomyces sp. NBC_00490:
TCGGCACGGCCGGGGCCCGCCTGTCTCGACACGGCCGGGGCCCGCCTGTCTCGACACGGCCGGGGCCCGCCTGTCTCGACACGGCCGGGGCCCGCCTGTCTCGACACGGCCGGGGCCCGCCTGTCTCGACACGGCCGGGGCCCGCCTGTCTCGACACGGCCGGGGCCCGCCTGTCTCGACACGGCCGGGGCCCGCCTGTCTCGACACGGCCGGGGCCCGCCTGTCTTCGCGCCACCGAGGCCACGGCCGGCTTCAGGAGCGGTCGGTCGTGGGGCGCGGCCGGGTGCGTACGGCTGTCCTGCGGCGCCGTACGCACCGGCCCTGCCGTCAGGGCGCCGGGGCCCGCCCGAGCCCCGGCGCGGTCAGTGCCCGGTCCACCAGGGGACCGGCGACGCCCGTGTATCCGGCGGGGTCGAGGAGGGCGGTCGCCTCCTCCCGGCTCAGGACGCCCGCCAGTTGCGGAAGGTCGGCCAGTACCTCGGCGAGGGGCAGGCCGGCGCGGGTGGCGAGCAGGGAGGCCTGCGTGAGCAGTTCCTTGGCGGCCGTCTTGCCGATGCGGGGCGCCAGGACGGCCGAGACCCGCTCGGAGACGAGCTGGCCGCCGGTCGCCTGGAGGTTGGCGCGCATCCGTTCCGGGCGGACAGTGAGGCCCCGGGCGAGTTCGACGGCGGTGTGCGCGGCGCCGCCGGTGAGCCGCAGCGCCTCCCGCAGCGGCTGCCACTCCGCGTGCCACATCCCGGCCGACCGCTCGTCCTCGGTGGGCAGGCACTGCATCAACACGGTCGCCAGCGCGGGTACTTGGAGCGCCGCGGAGCGGATCAGGGTCGCCAGCACGGGGTTGCGCTTGTGCGGCATCGCCGAGGAGGCGCCCCGCCCGGCGACCGCGGGCTCGGCCACCTCCCCGACCTCGGTACGGGCCAGCACCAGCACATCCGCGGCGATCTTGCCGAGCGCCCCGGTGGTGTGGGCGAGCGCGGCCCCCAGGTCGGCGACGGGGGTGCGCAGCGCGTGCCAGGGCAGCACGGGCACGGCCAGCCCCGTCTCGTCGGCGAACGCGGCGCCGAGTTCGCCGAGTACGGCCGCGGGGTCCGCGCCCTCACCGGCGTACTGCAGATACCCGGCCAGGGTCCCGGCCGCGCCGCCGAGCGACACCGGGAGCCCGCCGTCGACGAGACGTTCCAGGCGCTCGACGGAGTCGAGGACCAGTGCGCGCCAGCCCGCCGCCTTCAGTCCGAACGTCGTGGGCACGGCGTGCAGAGCGAGGGTGCGGCCCGCCATCGCCGTGTCCCGGTGCGTGGCCGCGAGGCCGGCCAGCGCCTCCGCGACCGCGCGCAGATCGGCGACGATCAGCCGCAGCGCCCTTTGGGCCACCAGCATCGCGCCGGTGTCGAAGACGTCCTGGCTGGTCGAGCCGCGGTGCACGTACTCGGCGGCCTCCGGACAGCGTTCGGCGACCACCGCGGTCAGCGCCTTGACCAGGCCCACGACCGGGTTCGCGGTCTCCCGCGCGGCCAGCGCCAGTTCGCGTACGTCGAGCAGTTCCGCGCGGGCGGCCGCGGTGATGGCCGCGGCCGCCTGGGCGGGGACCGTGCCGCAGCGGGTCTGGGCGCGGGCCAGGCCCGCTTCCGCGTCCAGCATCGCCTGGAGCCAGGCGCTGTCGCCGACGGCCGCCTCGACGGGGGTGCCCGCCCGCACCGGGGAGAGCAGCCCGGCGTCCAGATGCGCGGACAGGGTTCCGGTCCGCGGGGATGTGTGCACGACGGTCATGCGCTCGCCCCCGCCCGCACGGTGAGCGGCTCCGCCACGGGACGGGCCAGTTCGGGCAGGGCGAGGACCGCCGCCGCGATGGCGTCGGAGTCCTCCAGGGTGACCGAGCCGACGCCGGGCCGGATACCGGCGGCGGTCACCCAGTGCACGGACTCGGTGGGCACGCCGTAGGCGAAGCGCCGCGGGTGCAGTACTCCCCGGGCGTCGATGACGTGGTAGGGCCGCTCGGACACGGCGAGGCCGCCGGTCTCGTAGTCCGCGGCGCCCGTGCCCTCCCCGTCGGGGATGCGGTACGGGTGGCACTGCCCGGTGCGCAGCAGCTGGTTCATCAGCGGGTCCGCGGTGCGCCTGAGGTCGATCTCGGGCAGGCGGGCCTCGATGAGGACCGTGGCCCGCACCCGTACGTCCGGTATCTCGCTCGACGTGCCGCTGAAGCTGGGGCCGAGCGGGTCGTCCGGGTCGGGGGCGACACGCATGCCGGGTCCGGTCACGTCGAGGACGCCGGCGTCCAGGAGCGCGGCCATCTCCTCTATACGGGAGGCCGGCGGGCCGATGGACAGATAGGCGTTGAGCGGTGTGTACCAGCCGTCGAGGTCGTCGCGGTGGGACGCGGCGGTCAGGCCGGCGTGGTCGATGGCGAGCCGCAGTTCGTTGCGCAGGTCCCGCAGGACGTCGAGGGCGGCCTTGACCGGTCCGCTGACGTTGCCCTGGCGGGCCAGGCGGACGTCGTCGTCGAGGTGGCCGCGCAGCCAGTCACGGAAGGCGGCCTGCTCGGTGAAGACGCGGTCGCCGTAGGGGCGGGCGACGCGCTTCCAGTCCCAGCGTTCGGCGGCGTCGACGCCGGTCGCGTCGAGGAGCACGTCCTCCTCCGCGCCCGGTTCGGCCTCCAGATAGGCCTCGACGAACTCCTCCACGACGTCGGGCAGTTCACCGCGCGACTCGAGCAGCGCGGCGTAGTAGACGCTGCACACCTCCTTGGAGATGAGCGGCCACAGGTCGGCGGCGAAGTCGATGGCCCCGTGGTGGGGAGTGCGGGCGCGCAGCGCCGCGATGTACCCGGTGGTCAGCAGCCGGGGGTAGTAGCGGCCGTGGGCGCCCTTCTCGTTCTCGCCGCGCGCCTGGTAGGGCACGCCGCGCCGGGAGCCGGCGTACAGGCGCGGTTCGCGGCCCGAGGGCCGGTAGACGAGGCGGCCGTCGACGCGGGTGAAGATGCCGCCCCGGCCGTGGGTGAACAGGGCCAGGTAGTCGAAGAAGTTGAGCCCGAGTCCGCGCAGCAGCACGGTTTCGCCGGGCCGGATGCCCGACAGGTCCACGTCGGCCGGGTTGGCCGGGGGCAGATAGGTCAGACCGCTGCTCTCGGCGTACTCGGTCAGCTTGCGTTCGGTGTCGGAGAGTTGGGCCGGTACATGGCCCTGTGCGAGGACGACCGCGGACAGGCCGGTCAGCCGGGTGCCGTCCTCGAGGACGATGGTCTGCTCCCCCGTCGGCCCGCCCGGGGTGTCGTCGTCGTGCAGGGCGACGGCCCGTACGGGGTGGGTGCGCACCGTCACGTGTGCGGCGGCGCCCTCCACGACCCGCTGGAACGCCCACGTCAGATAGCAGCCGTACAGGGCGCGGGTGGGGTAGGAGTCGGGGCCGAGGCGGCGGGCCTCGGCGAGGACTCCGTCGTCGTAGCCGGCCTGCGGGGCGGCCTCGAGGGTGTGCGAGACCAGTGCCTTGGCCCACTCGTACAGGCTCGGCCCCTCGTCCAGCGGGCCGTCGATGCGGACACTGGCGTCGGTGTAGACCGTGACCTGCGAGGACACGGTGTTCATCAGCAGATGCCGGGACTGCGTGGGGCGCCACACCCGTCCCGAGCCGGGCGGGTCCGGGTCGACGACATGCACGGTGACGGTGTCCCAGCGGGGCGACTTCCTCTCCTGTGCACAGAGCCGTTCCAGTACGGAAAGGCCCCGCGGGCCTGCGCCGACGAGGCAGACCTCCAAGTGCGCCGCCGCGTCACCGCGGGCGGACCGGGCGGATTCCCGGGCGTCCGGACAGCCGAATGGCATCGGATCGTCCAGGGCATACTGTGCGGCCGCCGTCACCGGCGGCCCTGCGGTGAGTGCGACGCTTACTGCGCGTTCGCCTCCATACGTACCGTCCACAGTGCCTCCTTCCTCCGCCACCGTCGGGGCAGGCGCTCAATCACCGCTCGGCCCTGGATGGAAATCCGCTTGAGGAATGGCGGGGGCAATGACCCGGCTTCGCCGGACCGCCGCCGGACGGGACATGGCACGCCACCTCCGGCGAGCCGCGAACGAGGCTGTATCGGGACTCCAGCACCGCTCGCTACGTTCGAGAAAAAGGCATCACAGGATCGATCCGGTCATTCGGACAGCACGGTCGCGGAGGGCGAGCCGCCTCATGAAGGAGATTCGTTGATGGTTCACCCGTGCCCCAGAAAACACACCCATGAGAGCCGCGCCGTCCCCGGATTCGTCCTTTGCGCCCCCTGTATCCGTCAGGTGGAACGCAATCTCCGTACACTCCCCGCCCTGCACCAGGAGTGTCTGCACCACGTTTCTCCGACCCACCGGCGGACCAACCCCACCCGGGTTTCGGGAAGCCGTAACCGGGACCACCTGAACATCTCGGTGCTCGACGCCAGGTACAACCTCCTCGCCACTCTCGAGTCGTGGTCGGAAATCGTGGTGGAGCAGCTCGGCGTCACCGCGCCGGCCCGCTCCGTTCCGCAACTGGCCCGGTTTCTGACCCAGCATCTGCCGTGGCTCGCGGCGCAGCCGCCGGCCGCCGACTTCGCAGGTGAGGTGGAGAGTCTGGTCGCCGAACTGCGCAGCACGATCGACCCCGACCCGCATGCGTTGCAGACGCTGATCCGGCAGTGCGTCGTGGACAACTGCGCCGGCACGATCAGCGCCTCGCCGAGGAACACCGGCGCATCGAAAAGCCGGAGCATCGCATGCTCGGCGGGGCATTCCTGGGAAATGCACGAATGGCTGACTCTGAGGCAGCTCATGGAGCAGCAGCGAAAGGGGGTCCCGGCATGACGAAACCGCCACGCCACCGGCTTGTTCCCACGAATGTGGCCGCACTCGCCGTGGGGGTGTCCGAAGCGACGATCCGCAAGTGGGTCAGCCGCGGGAAGATCACCCGCTATGGCGCGCCGAACTGCCGCTCGGAGTTCGACATCGAGGAACTCACTCAGATCGCGATGCGGCGTGGTTCCGCGACCCGGTGACGTTCGGGTATTTCCCGCATCACGTTCTGCCGTGCAAGAACAGCCAACCACCCGTCTCGAAGACTTTCGTGAAACGACAAGGGGAGTGAGTGCGTTGACGCTACCGACCTCAGTGGAGGGGGTTTCGGAAAACCGTCGGGCTCGCTCGGTCGGCATCGGTCGCGCCCACGCCAAGGCGATCCTGCTGGGCGAGCACGCGGTCGTGTACGGAACTCCGGCGCTCGCGCTGCCGATTCCACAGCTGACGGCCACGGCGAGCGCCGGATGGTCCTCCCACTCCTCCGACGCCCAGGGCGGCCTGTCCTTCACCATGACCGGTTCCGCCTCGCGGGCCGTGGTGACCCTGGCCTCCGACGGTCTGCAGCGGCTGGCCGCGGCGTTCAAGGAGCGCATGGGCGTGCCGGGCAGGCCGCATCTCGACGTGATCCTCGACGGTGCCATCCCGCCCGGTCGCGGGCTCGGCTCCAGTGCCGCGAACTCGCGGGCGATCGTTCTCGCCCTGGCCGATCTCTTCGGCCACGAGCTGTCCGAGACCACGGCGTTCGACCTGGTGCAGACGGCCGAGAACATGGCGCACGGCCGGGCCAGCGGTGTCGACGCCATGACCGTCGGCGCGGCGGCCCCGCTGCTGTTCCAGGCGGGGCGGGCCGAGGAACTGGCCGTCGGCTGCGACGGCTTGTTCATCGTCGCGGACAGCGGCACCGCGGGCAGCACCAAGGAAGCCGTCGAGTTGCTGCGGGACGGATTCCGGCGGGAGCCGGGAGCCGAGGAGAGGTTCCTCACGCGTGCCACGGAGCTTGTCGAGGAGGCCCGGCGGGCTCTCGCCGACGGCTCGCCGGCAGAGCTCGGCTCGCGGCTGACGGACTATCACGAGCTGCTGCGCGCGGCCGGCCTGAGCACCGACCGGATCGACGCCATGGTCGCGGCCGCGCTCGGCGCGGGCAGCCTCGGCGCGAAGATCACGGGGGGTGGTCTGGGCGGCTGTGTCCTCGCCCTCACCCAGCCCGAGCTGGCCAGCGAGGTCGCCCGGCGGCTGCACGACGCGGGCGCCGTCCAGACGTGGGTCGTTCCGCTGAGGAGGCTCGCCCCTCATGCGCTCTGAACAGCTCGCGCGACCGCGGGTGGCGGGCCGGGCGGCGGACGCCACCGCCGTCGCCCATCCGAACATCGCGCTGATCAAGTACTGGGGCAAGAGCGACGAGCGGCTGTTCCTGCCCCGCACGGACAGTCTGTCCATGACCCTGGACATCTTCCCGACGACCACCCGGGTCCGGCTCGCCCCGGAGGCGGACCAGGACACGGTCGTCTTCAACGGGGAGCCCGCGACCGGTGAGGCCGCACGGCGTATCGCCGCCTTCCTGGACCTCGTGCGGGAGCGGGCGGGCAGCGTCGAGCGGGCCGTCGTGGACACCGAGAACACCGTCCCCACCGGGGCCGGTCTCGCCTCCTCCGCCAGCGGCTTCGCCGCCCTCGCCGTCGCCGCGGCGGCCGCCTACGGGCTCGACGGCGACCCGCGTGCGCTGTCCCGGCTGGCGCGGCGCGGCTCCGGCTCGGCCTCCCGGTCGATCTTCGGGGACTTCGCGGTCTGGCACGCCGGCACCGACGACCTGAGCTCGTACGCCGAGCCCGTCGACGCCGCCGCGGGCCTGGACCCGGCGCTCGTCGTCGCCGTCGTCAACGCGGGCCCCAAGGAGGTGTCCAGCCGTACGGCCATGCGCCGCACCGTCGACACCTCGCCCCTGTTCGAACCGTGGGCCCTGTCCAGCAAGGACGACCTCGTCGACATGCGGGCGGCGCTGAGCCGCGGCGACCTGGACGCGGTCGGTGAGATCGCGGAACGCAACGCGCTCGGCATGCACGCCACCATGCTCGCGGCGCGCCCCGCCGTGCGGTACATGTCGCCGGCGTCCCTCACCGTCCTCGACGCCGTGCTCCAGCTCCGCCGGGACGGCATCGCGGCCTACGTCACCATGGACGCCGGGCCGAACGTCAAGGTGCTGTGCCGGCGTACGGACACGGACCGGGTGGCGACGGCCGTACGCGGCGCCGCTCCCGACAGCGCGGTGCACATCGCCGGGCCCGGCAAGGGTGCCCGTCTGCTCACCGAGGACGAGCGATGACCTCCCGGCGCACGGTCGTGCGCCGCGCGCCGGGCAAGCTGTACATCGCGGGCGAGTACGCGGTGGTGGACCCCGGCAACACCGCGATCCTGGTGGCCGTCGACCGGTACGTCACCGTCACCGTGTCCGACACGGACGGCGCCGATGTGGTGATCTCCTCCGACCTCTGGCCGCGCCCCGTGCACCGGCACTGGCAGGACGGCCGGCTGACCGGAGGCGACAGCGAAGCCGCCCACGTCGTCACCGCGATCGAGACCGTGGCCGACCTGCTCGCCGAACGCGGCCTGCCCGTCCCCCCGTTGAGCGTGTCGATCACCAGCACCCTGCACGAGCACGGCAGGAAATACGGCCTGGGCTCCAGCGGCGCGGTGACCGTGGCGACGATCGCCGCCGTCGCCTCGTACTGCGGGCTGGACCTCTCCCCCGACGCCCGGTTCCGTCTCGCCCTGCTCGCGACGGCCCGCATCGACCCCAAGGGCTCCGGCGGCGACCTCGCCGCCGGCACCTGGGGCGGCTGGATCGCCTACCGGGCACCCGACCGTGCCTTCGTGCTCGAGCTGGCCCGCACGCACGGCGTCGAGGAGGCGCTGCGCACGCCCTGGCCGGGCTTCGAGGTGCGTCAACTGCCGCCGCCCGACGGCCTGTCCCTCGAGGTCGGCTGGACCGGGAACCCCGCCTCCACCACCTCCCTCGTGGCCGGCCTGCACCGGCGGACCTGGCGCGGCACGCCCTCGCACCAGAAGTTCGTGGAGACCACCGCCGACTTCGTGGACGCCGCGATCGGCGCCCTCGAGGCCGGCGACGGCGACGGCCTGCTGCACCAGATCCGGCGCGCCCGCCAGGAGCTGGCCCGCCTGGACGACGAGGTCGGCCTCGGCATCTTCACCCCCGAACTGACGGCGCTGTGCGACGCGGCCGAAGCCGCCGGCGGCGCGGCCAAACCCTCCGGGGCGGGGGGCGGCGACTGCGGCATCGCCCTGCTGGCCGCCGACGCCCCGCACGACATCGCACACGTACACGGGCGGTGGGCCGCGGCCGGGGTGCTGCCCCTGCCCGTCCGTCCCGCCCCGGAAGGGAACCAAGCATGAGTAGCGCTCAGCGCAAGGACGACCACGTCCGGCTCGCCATGGAGCAGCAGCACGCGCACAGCGGACGCAACCAGTTCGACGAGGTGTCCTTCGTCCACCACGCCCTGGCCGGCATCGACCGCCCGGACGTGTCCCTGGCCACCACCTTCGCCGGCCTCACCTGGCAGGCGCCGCTCTACATCAACGCGATGACCGGCGGCAGCGCCAAGACCGGCGTCATCAACCGGGACCTGGCCATCGCGGCCCGCGAGACCGGGGTGGCCATCGCCTCGGGCTCCATGCACGCCTACTTCAAGGATCCGTCCTGCGCGGCCACCTTCCGGGTGCTGCGCGAGGAGAACCCGGACGGGTTCGTCCTGGCGAACGTCAACGCGACAGCGTCCGTCGACAACGCGCGGCGCGCCATCGACCTGATCGAGGCCAACGCCCTGCAGATCCACCTCAACACGGCGCAGGAGACGCCCATGCCGGAGGGCGACCGCTCCTTCGGCTCGTGGGCGGCGCAGATCGAGCGGATCGCGGCCGCCGTCGACGTCCCCGTGATCGTCAAGGAGGTCGGCAACGGGCTGAGCCGCGAGACGATCCTCGCCCTGCCGAGCCTGGGCGTGCGGGTCGCCGACGTCAGCGGCCGCGGCGGCACGGACTTCGCCCGCATCGAGAACGGTCGGCGCGAACTCGCCGACTACGCCTATCTGCACGACTGGGGGCAGTCCACGGTCGCGTGTCTGCTGGACGCGCAGGACGTCGACATCCCCGTGCTGGCCTCCGGCGGTGTCCGCACCCCGCTCGACGTGGCCCGCGCCCTGGCCCTCGGCGCCCGCGCCGTCGGCTCCTCCGGCGGGTTCCTTCGCACTCTCCTCGACGGTGACGTCTTCGCGCTGGTCGCGAAGATCTCCGCCTGGCTCGACCAGCTGGCGGCCCTGCAGACCATGCTCGGCGCCCGCACCCCCGCCGACCTCACCCGCTGCGACCTGCTGATCCACGGCGAACTCCGGTCCTTCTGCACCGACCGGGGCATCGACACGCGGCGGCTCGCCCAGCGCTCCAGCTCCATCGACGCCCTCCACGAGATGACGGGAAGCACACGATGACCGAAGCACACGCGATCGCCGGGGTCCCCATGAGGTGGGTGGGCCCCCTCCGCATTTCGGGGAACGTCGCCAACACCGAGACCCACGTCCCGCTCGCCACCTACGAGTCCCCGCTGTGGCCCTCCGTCGGCCGCGGCGCGAAGGTCTCCCGGCTGGCCGAGAAGGGCATCGTCGCCACCCTCGTCGACGAGCGGATGACCCGCTCGGTCCTCGTCGAGGCGACCGACGCGCTGACCGCGCTCACCGCCGCGCGGACCATCGAGGCGCGCATCGACGAGCTGCGCGAAGTGGTGCGCGGCTGCAGCCGGTTCGCCCAGCTGATCGGCATCCGGCACGAGATCAACGCCAACCTGCTGTTCATCCGGTTCGAGTTCTCCACCGGCGACGCCTCCGGCCACAACATGGCCACCCTCGCCTCCGACGCGCTCCTCGCGCACCTGCTGGAGACCGTCCCGGGCATCTCCTACGGGTCGATCTCCGGCAACTACTGCTCGGACAAGAAGGCCACCGCCATCAACGGCATCCTCGGCCGCGGCAAGAACGTCGTCACCGAGCTGCTCGTACCGCGCGACGTCGTCGCCGACGTCCTGCACACCACGGCCGCGAAGATCGTCGAGCTGAACATCCGCAAGAACCTGCTCGGCACCCTCCTCGCCGGCGGCATCCGCTCGGCCAACGCCCACTACGCGAACATGCTGCTCGCGTTCTATCTGGCGACCGGCCAGGACGCGGCCAACATCATCGAGGGCTCGCAGGGCGTCGTCATGGCCGAGGACCGCGACGGCGACCTCTACTTCGCCTGCACCCTGCCCAACCTGATCGTCGGCACGGTCGGCAACGGCAAGGGCCTCGGCTTCGTCGAGACGAACCTGACCCGGCTCGGCTGCCGGGCCGAGGGCGCGCCCGGCGAGAACGCCCGCCGGCTCGCCGTCCTCGCCGCGGCGACCGTGTTGTGCGGTGAGCTCTCGCTGCTCGCGGCGCAGACGAACCCCGGCGAACTCATGCGCGCGCACATCCAGCTGGAACGCGACAACAAGACCGCAAAGGTTGGTGTATGAGGCATGTCCATATCCATCGGAATCCATGATCTGTCGTTCGCGACGAGCGAGTTCGTCCTGCCGCACACGGCCCTCGCGGACTACAACGGCACCGAGATCGGCAAGTACCACGTGGGCATCGGCCAGGAGTCGATGAGCGTGCCCGCCGCGGACGAGGACATCGTGACCATGGCCGCGACGGCGGCCGCGCCGATCATCGCCCGGCACGGCAAGGACCGTATCCGCACGGTGGTGTTCGCCACCGAGTCCTCGATCGACCAGGCGAAGTCGGCCGGTATCTACGTCCATTCGCTGATCGGTCTGCCCTCGGCGACCCGCGTCGTCGAGCTGAAGCAGGCCTGCTACGGGGCGACGGCGGCCCTGCAGTTCGCCATCGGCCTGGTGCAGCGCGACCCCGCCCAGCAGGTCCTGGTGATCGCGAGCGACGTCTCCAAGTACGAGCTGGACAGCCCGGGTGAGGCGACCCAGGGTGCGTCGGCGGTGGCCATGCTGGTCAGCGTGGACCCCGCGCTGGTGCGGATCGAGGACCCGTCCGGTCTGTTCACCGCCGACGTCATGGACTTCTGGCGGCCGAACTACCTCTCCACCGCGCTCGTCGACGGACAGGAGTCCATCGGCGCGTACCTCCAGGCCGTGGAGGGCACCTGGAAGGACTACTCGGAGCAGGGCGGCCGCGCGCTCGAGGAGTTCGCCGCGTTCTGCTACCACCAGCCGTTCACGAAGATGGCGTACAAGGCCCACCGCCATCTGCTGAACTACTGCGGCTACGACACCGACAAGGACGTCATCGCGGGCGCCCTCGGCCAGACCACGGCGTACAACACCGTGATCGGCAACAGCTACACGGCGTCGGTGTACCTGGGCCTGGCCGCGCTCCTGGACCAGGCGGACGACCTGACCGGCCGTCCGCTCGCCTTCCTCAGCTACGGCTCCGGCTCCGTCGCCGAGTTCTTCGCCGGGACCGTGGTCGCCGGCTACCAGGACCACCTGCGCACCGAGGCGAACCTCGAGGCGATCTCGCGGCGCAAGACGGTCGACTACGCCGGCTACCGCGAACTGCACGAGTGGACGTTCCCGACCGACGGCGGCGACCACGCCACCCCGGAGCAGACCACCGGACCGTTCCGGCTGGCCGGGATCAGCGGCCACAAGCGGATCTACCAGACGCGTTAGAGCGTCTCGCGGGCATGTGGGCGGCCATCGCGCGCCGCCCGCCCGTCGGCCCCTTCGTACAGCCATTCACCGACCACTTGAGGGGAGGGCAGCCGCATGACAGAGGCAACGTTCCCGGGCCCCGGCAGCCCTATGAAGGACATCAGGATCCTCGGCACGGGTGCTTATGTGCCGGAGCGGATCGTCTCCAACGACGAGGTCGGCGCGCCGGCCGGGGTCGACGACGCCTGGATCACCCGTAAGACCGCGATCCGGGAACGGCGCTGGGCCGCCCCCGGCCAGGCCACGTCCGACCTGGCGACGGCCGCGGCGCGTGCCGCGATGAAGTCGGCGGGCGTCACCGCCGAGCAGCTGTCCATGATCGTGGTCGCCACGTCCACGCCGGACCGGCCGCAGCCGCCGACGGCGGCCTATGTGCAGCGCAACCTCGGTGCCGCCAGCACCGCGGCGTTCGACGTCAACGCGGTGTGCTCCGGCACGGTGTTCGCGCTCTCCGCGGTCGGCAGCGTGGTGCTGCGGCGCGGCGGCTACGCGCTGGTGATCGGCGCGGACACGTACTCGCGCATCCTGGACCCGGCCGACCGCAGGACGGTCGTCCTGTTCGGCGACGGCGCGGGCGCCATGGTCCTCGGTCCGACCACGCAGGGCCCGGTCGTGCGGCATGTCGCCCTGCACACCTTCGGCGCCCTCTCAGACCTGATCCAGGTGCCCGCGGGCGGCAGCAGGCAGCCCCTGGACCACGCCGGCCTGGACGCCGGGCTGCAGTACTTCGCGATGGACGGGCGGGAGGTGCGCCGGTTCGTCATGGAGCAACTGCCGCAGCTGGTGAAGGGGTTCCTCCACGAGGCCGGTGTCGAGGCCGCGGACATCAGCCACTTCATCCCGCACCAGGCCAACGGTGCCATGCTCGACGACGTCTTCGCGGACCTGGCCCTCCCCCGCGCCACCATGCACCGCACGGTCACGCACTACGGCAACACGGGCGCCGCCTCCATCCCGATCACCCTCGACGCGGCCGTCCGCGAGGGCGCCTTCCGCCCCGGCGAGCTGGTCCTGCTGGCCGGGTTCGGCGGGGGCATGGCCGCGAGTTTCGCCCTGATCGAGTGGGGGTGAGGGGTCCTCGCGGACTCCGCCCCGATCCGACGCACGGTTCCTGACCCCCGTAGAGATCCCCTGCCGAAAGCCCTGTTGAAAGGTTGCATCCATGGCGCTCGTGCTCGACGCCGCCGCCCAGGACCTCCTCTTCCGTGAGGCCCGCACGGCCAACACCTTCACCGACGAGCCGGTGACCGACGAGCAGATCGAGGCGATCTACGACCTCGTCAAGTACGGTCCGACCTCCTCCAACCAGAGCCCGCTGCGCATCACCCTGGTCCGCTCCCCCGAGGCCCGTGAGCGCCTGGTGCGGCGCATGGCCGAACCCAACCGCGCGAAGACCGCCGGCGCCCCGCTGGTCGCGATCCTCTCCACGGACAACGAGTTCCACGAGGAGCTGCACAAGCTGGTCCCGCACTTCCCCCAGGTGAAGGATCTCCTCTACGCGGAGCGTCCGACCCGGGAGGCGTCCGCCGTCCTCAACGGCGCCCTGCAGGCCGCGTACTTCATCATCGGCATCCGTGCCGCCGGCCTCGCCGCGGGCCCGATGAGCGGCTTCG
This window contains:
- a CDS encoding hydroxymethylglutaryl-CoA reductase; its protein translation is MTEAHAIAGVPMRWVGPLRISGNVANTETHVPLATYESPLWPSVGRGAKVSRLAEKGIVATLVDERMTRSVLVEATDALTALTAARTIEARIDELREVVRGCSRFAQLIGIRHEINANLLFIRFEFSTGDASGHNMATLASDALLAHLLETVPGISYGSISGNYCSDKKATAINGILGRGKNVVTELLVPRDVVADVLHTTAAKIVELNIRKNLLGTLLAGGIRSANAHYANMLLAFYLATGQDAANIIEGSQGVVMAEDRDGDLYFACTLPNLIVGTVGNGKGLGFVETNLTRLGCRAEGAPGENARRLAVLAAATVLCGELSLLAAQTNPGELMRAHIQLERDNKTAKVGV
- a CDS encoding hydroxymethylglutaryl-CoA synthase; translated protein: MSISIGIHDLSFATSEFVLPHTALADYNGTEIGKYHVGIGQESMSVPAADEDIVTMAATAAAPIIARHGKDRIRTVVFATESSIDQAKSAGIYVHSLIGLPSATRVVELKQACYGATAALQFAIGLVQRDPAQQVLVIASDVSKYELDSPGEATQGASAVAMLVSVDPALVRIEDPSGLFTADVMDFWRPNYLSTALVDGQESIGAYLQAVEGTWKDYSEQGGRALEEFAAFCYHQPFTKMAYKAHRHLLNYCGYDTDKDVIAGALGQTTAYNTVIGNSYTASVYLGLAALLDQADDLTGRPLAFLSYGSGSVAEFFAGTVVAGYQDHLRTEANLEAISRRKTVDYAGYRELHEWTFPTDGGDHATPEQTTGPFRLAGISGHKRIYQTR
- a CDS encoding 3-oxoacyl-ACP synthase III family protein codes for the protein MTEATFPGPGSPMKDIRILGTGAYVPERIVSNDEVGAPAGVDDAWITRKTAIRERRWAAPGQATSDLATAAARAAMKSAGVTAEQLSMIVVATSTPDRPQPPTAAYVQRNLGAASTAAFDVNAVCSGTVFALSAVGSVVLRRGGYALVIGADTYSRILDPADRRTVVLFGDGAGAMVLGPTTQGPVVRHVALHTFGALSDLIQVPAGGSRQPLDHAGLDAGLQYFAMDGREVRRFVMEQLPQLVKGFLHEAGVEAADISHFIPHQANGAMLDDVFADLALPRATMHRTVTHYGNTGAASIPITLDAAVREGAFRPGELVLLAGFGGGMAASFALIEWG
- a CDS encoding malonic semialdehyde reductase, which encodes MALVLDAAAQDLLFREARTANTFTDEPVTDEQIEAIYDLVKYGPTSSNQSPLRITLVRSPEARERLVRRMAEPNRAKTAGAPLVAILSTDNEFHEELHKLVPHFPQVKDLLYAERPTREASAVLNGALQAAYFIIGIRAAGLAAGPMSGFDAAGVQKEFLDDDHTPLMVVNIGRPGPDAWFPRAPRLDIDEVITTV